One genomic segment of Catalinimonas alkaloidigena includes these proteins:
- the rpoN gene encoding RNA polymerase factor sigma-54, with product MQKLGLSQTLSQKLSPQQIQFIKLLQIPTAELDARIEQELEVNPALEEGRDEDEGITNNEDDFEGESERDELNDELSIDDYLSEDEFGGYKMYGDGNYSEEEDRDMPIPTNTTLGEQLISQLNFLGLDDRRHQIALQLIGSIESDGYIRRELEAIINDLAFSQNIDTDLDEVEDLLRKIQLFDPPGIAARNLQECLLLQLERKQDPDKYHKLAIVILRDHFKEFTKKHYDKICRKQGVDENALREAISIITKLNPKPGGFVDSNVRTQYLIPDFILNNNSGKLELSLNSRNAPDLKISRSYSDMLQAYDKNKKDKKLKETVTFVKQKLDSAKWFIDAIRQRQQTLLTTMETIIKYQYDFFLTGDESKLRPMILKDIANEIGMDISTVSRVANSKSVQTEFGVYPLKYFFSEGIATESGEDVSSREVKNYLKGLVDNEDKRKPLSDDKLEKLLKDKGYSIARRTVAKYREQLQIPVARLRKEL from the coding sequence ATGCAGAAGCTAGGTTTAAGCCAGACCTTAAGTCAGAAGCTTTCTCCTCAGCAAATTCAGTTCATAAAGCTCTTACAAATCCCGACGGCCGAACTTGACGCCAGGATAGAACAAGAGTTAGAAGTGAATCCAGCTTTGGAAGAAGGTAGAGACGAAGATGAAGGAATCACAAACAATGAAGACGATTTTGAGGGGGAGTCTGAAAGAGATGAACTTAATGATGAGTTAAGTATAGATGATTATTTGTCTGAAGATGAGTTCGGTGGATATAAAATGTATGGGGACGGAAACTACTCTGAGGAGGAAGACCGTGATATGCCCATTCCTACAAATACTACGCTCGGCGAGCAACTGATTTCTCAACTCAATTTTCTGGGTTTAGACGACAGGAGGCATCAAATTGCTTTGCAGCTCATTGGTAGTATTGAAAGTGATGGCTACATACGAAGAGAGTTGGAGGCGATTATTAATGACCTGGCGTTCTCCCAGAATATAGACACCGATCTGGATGAGGTTGAAGATCTATTGAGAAAAATACAGCTCTTTGATCCTCCCGGAATCGCTGCCCGTAACTTACAGGAATGTTTGCTTCTCCAGTTAGAACGGAAACAAGACCCTGATAAGTACCATAAGCTTGCTATAGTAATTCTTAGAGACCACTTTAAAGAATTTACTAAAAAGCACTACGATAAGATATGCCGTAAACAAGGGGTGGATGAGAATGCATTGCGTGAAGCTATCAGTATCATTACTAAGCTTAATCCCAAGCCCGGAGGTTTCGTGGATAGCAATGTTCGCACCCAATACCTTATTCCTGATTTCATCCTGAACAACAACAGTGGAAAGCTAGAGCTTTCTCTGAATTCCAGAAATGCTCCGGATCTCAAGATTAGCAGATCATACTCTGATATGCTTCAAGCATATGATAAAAATAAGAAAGACAAAAAATTAAAAGAAACTGTTACTTTTGTGAAGCAGAAGTTGGATTCAGCCAAATGGTTCATTGATGCCATACGCCAGCGGCAGCAAACCTTGCTCACCACCATGGAAACTATCATTAAATACCAATACGACTTTTTTCTCACCGGAGACGAAAGTAAACTACGACCAATGATCCTTAAAGACATTGCTAACGAGATTGGAATGGATATTTCTACAGTATCAAGGGTAGCTAACAGTAAATCTGTGCAGACTGAATTTGGAGTATACCCACTCAAATATTTCTTCTCTGAAGGTATCGCAACTGAATCAGGTGAAGATGTGAGTAGTCGTGAGGTTAAGAACTACCTCAAAGGCTTGGTTGACAATGAAGATAAGCGGAAGCCTCTGTCGGATGACAAATTAGAAAAACTCTTAAAGGATAAAGGATATAGTATTGCCAGGCGAACCGTTGCAAAATATAGAGAGCAGTTACAGATTCCGGTAGCAAGGTTAAGAAAGGAACTATAA